Proteins from a genomic interval of Nitrospirota bacterium:
- a CDS encoding response regulator transcription factor produces the protein MTKPSILLADDHTMFVEALQKVLEPEFNLVGSVGDGRALIEAAPRLEPDVILLDLSMPLLNGIDAAQQLRRLVPDAKLVFLSMHGDPTYVTEAFRAGASGYVLKRASATELVQAIRASLRGHLYVSPLLAKGVLDPLLHQRTSPASAQATLTLRQREVLQLVAEGRSLKEIASILCVSSKTIEFHKARIAKQLGLRTTADLTKYAVTHGLVSV, from the coding sequence ATGACGAAACCGAGCATTCTCCTGGCAGACGACCACACGATGTTCGTCGAGGCTCTTCAGAAAGTGCTGGAGCCTGAATTTAACTTAGTCGGTTCGGTTGGGGATGGGCGCGCCCTGATTGAAGCTGCGCCACGACTGGAACCGGACGTGATTCTCCTCGATCTGTCGATGCCGCTGCTGAACGGCATTGATGCCGCCCAGCAGCTTCGCCGTCTCGTCCCCGATGCGAAACTGGTGTTCCTCAGCATGCACGGCGACCCGACCTATGTCACGGAAGCCTTTCGCGCCGGCGCCTCGGGCTATGTGCTTAAGCGGGCAAGCGCCACGGAACTCGTGCAAGCGATTCGCGCCTCCCTGCGTGGCCACCTCTACGTATCGCCGCTCTTGGCAAAGGGCGTCCTGGATCCGCTGCTCCATCAGCGGACATCCCCTGCAAGCGCACAAGCCACCCTCACGCTGCGTCAGCGCGAAGTCCTCCAACTGGTCGCCGAAGGACGATCGCTGAAGGAGATCGCGTCCATCCTCTGCGTCTCGTCAAAAACCATAGAATTCCACAAGGCCCGCATCGCAAAGCAATTGGGGCTGCGCACCACCGCCGACCTCACCAAGTATGCCGTGACCCACGGGCTCGTCTCTGTCTGA